A section of the Pseudomonas sp. Q1-7 genome encodes:
- a CDS encoding adenosylmethionine--8-amino-7-oxononanoate transaminase — translation MGLNADWMQRDLSVLWHPCTQMKDHERLPVVPIRRGEGVWLEDFEGKRYLDAVSSWWVNVFGHANPRINQRIKDQVDQLEHVILAGFSHQPVIELSERLVRITPKGLDRVFYADNGSSGIEVALKMSYHFWRNQGLERKKRFVTLTNSYHGETVAAMSVGDVALFTETYKSLLLDTLKVPSPDCFLRPEGMCWEEHSRAMFAHMERTLAEHHDEVAAVIVEPLIQGAGGMRMYHPVYLKLLREACDRYGVHLIHDEIAVGFGRTGTMFACEQAGIAPDFLVLSKALTGGYLPMAAVLTSEAVYQGFYDDYQTLRAFLHSHTYTGNPLACAAALATLDIFEQDRVIEANRKLAMRMATATAHLTDHPNVAEVRQTGMVLAIEMVQDKAAKTPYPWQERRGLKVFQHALERGALLRPLGNVVYFLPPYVITEEQIDFLAEVASEGIDIATREAVSVPVATDLHPNHRDPG, via the coding sequence ATGGGCCTCAACGCCGACTGGATGCAGCGCGACCTTTCCGTGCTCTGGCATCCCTGCACCCAGATGAAAGATCACGAACGCCTGCCGGTGGTGCCGATCCGCCGCGGCGAAGGCGTCTGGCTGGAAGACTTCGAGGGCAAGCGCTACCTGGACGCCGTCAGCTCCTGGTGGGTCAACGTCTTCGGCCACGCCAACCCGCGCATCAACCAACGCATCAAGGACCAGGTGGACCAGCTGGAACATGTGATCCTCGCCGGCTTCAGCCACCAGCCGGTGATCGAGCTGTCCGAGCGCCTGGTGAGGATCACCCCCAAGGGCCTGGACCGGGTGTTCTACGCCGACAACGGTTCCTCCGGCATCGAAGTGGCGCTGAAGATGAGCTACCACTTCTGGCGCAACCAGGGCCTGGAACGCAAGAAACGCTTCGTCACCCTGACCAACAGCTACCACGGCGAAACCGTGGCGGCGATGTCGGTGGGCGACGTGGCGCTGTTCACCGAAACCTACAAATCGCTGCTGCTGGACACCCTCAAGGTACCGAGCCCGGACTGCTTCCTGCGTCCTGAGGGCATGTGCTGGGAGGAACACTCCCGCGCCATGTTCGCCCATATGGAACGCACCCTGGCCGAACACCACGACGAGGTCGCGGCGGTCATCGTCGAGCCGCTGATCCAGGGCGCCGGTGGCATGCGCATGTACCACCCGGTGTACCTCAAGCTGCTGCGCGAGGCCTGCGACCGCTACGGCGTGCACCTGATCCACGACGAGATCGCCGTCGGCTTCGGCCGCACCGGCACGATGTTCGCCTGCGAGCAGGCCGGCATCGCCCCTGACTTCCTGGTGCTGTCCAAGGCGCTCACCGGCGGCTACCTGCCGATGGCCGCGGTGCTCACCTCCGAAGCCGTCTACCAGGGTTTCTACGACGACTACCAGACCCTGCGCGCCTTCCTCCATTCCCACACCTACACCGGCAACCCGCTGGCCTGCGCCGCGGCCCTGGCCACCCTGGACATCTTCGAGCAGGACCGGGTGATCGAGGCCAACCGCAAGCTGGCCATGCGCATGGCCACCGCCACCGCCCACCTGACGGATCACCCCAACGTGGCCGAAGTGCGCCAGACCGGCATGGTACTCGCCATCGAGATGGTCCAGGACAAGGCCGCCAAGACCCCCTACCCCTGGCAGGAACGCCGGGGCCTGAAGGTGTTCCAGCATGCCCTGGAGCGCGGCGCCCTGCTGCGTCCGCTGGGCAACGTGGTGTACTTCCTGCCGCCCTACGTGATCACCGAGGAGCAGATCGACTTTCTCGCCGAGGTGGCCAGCGAAGGCATCGACATCGCCACCCGCGAGGCCGTCAGCGTGCCGGTGGCGACGGACCTGCACCCGAACCACCGCGACCCGGGCTGA
- a CDS encoding flavin monoamine oxidase family protein, which yields MPAAWRALALIVLGGLGATALAKDKQPTAIVIGGGMAGLTSAYELQQKGWQVTLLEARPSLGGRSGLAASEWVGSARLQPTLYRYLEQFKLKAVPAPDYVRTPGYLVNGHYFTEADLLKEAPSTVEGLKRFDKSLDDLAAAIDDPMKPLANHTLQSLDAISVARWLEKLSLPPTAKALVDQRIRSRYDEPSRLSLLYLAQQARVYRGLPDTEMRAARLPGGSQGLAQAMAKQIRTIKTNARVSAIVQEQDSVTVKVGGTGYKADYAVLAVPLPALGRISLTPSLSALQLRALKDINYGWRDQMLLQFKKPVWGKSRLSGEVYSDQGLGMLWVEPALKGGANLLINLSGDNARLMQAFGDRQMVDQVLIRFDKYFPGAREQFKGYELRRYGKDALAGGAYLAYGPGEISLYWRLWEQPLGRVVFAGEHTDALYPGTLEGALRSGQRAASQVIDLKAGKVVGAVEAKAETSPAAAPKAPAGEEKKGLFSRFFN from the coding sequence ATGCCTGCAGCCTGGCGCGCCTTGGCGCTCATCGTATTGGGGGGGCTTGGTGCGACGGCGCTGGCCAAGGACAAGCAGCCGACGGCCATCGTCATCGGCGGCGGCATGGCGGGCCTGACATCGGCTTACGAACTGCAGCAGAAGGGCTGGCAGGTCACCCTGCTGGAGGCCAGACCGAGCCTGGGCGGCCGCTCGGGGCTTGCGGCCAGCGAGTGGGTCGGCAGCGCCAGGCTGCAGCCGACCCTTTACCGTTACCTGGAGCAGTTCAAGCTCAAGGCCGTACCCGCGCCGGATTACGTGCGCACGCCGGGTTACCTGGTGAACGGCCACTACTTCACCGAGGCCGACCTGCTCAAGGAAGCGCCCAGCACGGTGGAGGGCCTGAAGCGCTTCGACAAGAGCCTGGACGACCTGGCCGCCGCCATCGACGACCCGATGAAGCCCCTGGCCAACCACACCCTGCAAAGCCTGGATGCCATCAGCGTCGCCCGCTGGCTGGAGAAGTTGAGCCTGCCGCCCACCGCCAAGGCGCTGGTGGACCAGCGCATCCGCTCGCGCTACGACGAGCCGTCGCGCCTGTCGCTGCTCTATCTCGCCCAGCAGGCCCGCGTCTATCGCGGCCTGCCGGACACCGAGATGCGTGCCGCGCGCCTGCCGGGCGGTAGCCAGGGCCTGGCGCAGGCCATGGCCAAGCAGATCAGGACCATCAAGACCAACGCCCGCGTCTCCGCCATCGTGCAGGAGCAGGACAGCGTTACCGTCAAGGTCGGCGGTACCGGCTACAAGGCCGATTACGCCGTGCTCGCCGTGCCCCTGCCGGCCCTCGGCAGGATCAGCCTGACGCCGTCCCTCTCGGCCTTGCAGCTGCGCGCCCTGAAAGACATCAACTACGGCTGGCGCGATCAGATGCTGCTGCAGTTCAAGAAACCGGTCTGGGGCAAGAGCCGCCTCTCCGGCGAGGTCTACAGCGACCAGGGCCTGGGCATGCTGTGGGTCGAGCCGGCCCTCAAGGGCGGCGCCAATCTGCTGATCAACCTGTCCGGCGACAATGCGCGCCTGATGCAGGCCTTCGGCGACCGGCAGATGGTCGACCAGGTGCTGATCCGCTTCGACAAGTACTTCCCGGGCGCCCGCGAGCAGTTCAAGGGCTACGAACTGCGCCGCTACGGCAAGGACGCCCTGGCTGGCGGCGCCTACCTGGCCTACGGTCCGGGCGAGATCAGCCTGTACTGGCGCTTGTGGGAACAACCGCTGGGCCGCGTGGTGTTCGCCGGCGAGCACACCGACGCGCTCTATCCGGGCACCCTGGAAGGCGCCCTGCGCAGTGGCCAGCGCGCCGCCTCCCAGGTGATCGACCTCAAGGCCGGCAAGGTGGTCGGCGCGGTCGAGGCCAAGGCCGAGACCAGCCCCGCGGCGGCGCCCAAGGCGCCCGCTGGCGAGGAGAAGAAAGGCTTGTTCTCGCGTTTCTTCAACTGA
- a CDS encoding cytochrome b, whose amino-acid sequence MQWRNSPSRFGLVSIVLHWGVALVFVGLFALGWWMVGLNYYSSWYKTAPDLHKGIGILLFLVMLARLVWRFISPPPPALPNHGTMTRLGSKLGHLVLYLGLFALMISGYLISTAEGRGIAVFGLFEVPATLTAIPDQEDVAGAIHEYLAWGLLIFAGIHALAALKHHFIDRDATLTRMFGRAAK is encoded by the coding sequence ATGCAATGGCGTAACTCCCCCTCCCGTTTCGGTCTGGTCAGCATTGTCTTGCACTGGGGAGTGGCCCTGGTCTTCGTCGGCCTGTTCGCCCTGGGGTGGTGGATGGTCGGCCTGAACTACTACAGCAGCTGGTACAAGACCGCGCCCGACCTGCACAAGGGCATCGGCATCCTGCTCTTTCTGGTGATGCTGGCGCGCCTGGTCTGGCGCTTCATCAGCCCGCCACCGCCGGCCCTGCCCAACCACGGCACCATGACCCGGCTGGGCTCCAAGCTGGGCCACCTGGTGCTCTATCTCGGCCTGTTCGCCCTGATGATCTCCGGCTACCTCATCTCTACCGCCGAGGGACGTGGCATCGCGGTGTTCGGCCTGTTCGAGGTTCCGGCCACCCTGACCGCCATCCCCGATCAGGAGGATGTTGCCGGTGCGATCCACGAATACCTGGCCTGGGGCCTGCTGATCTTCGCCGGCATCCATGCCCTGGCCGCCCTCAAGCACCACTTCATCGATCGCGACGCGACCCTGACCCGCATGTTCGGTCGCGCCGCCAAATAA
- a CDS encoding YceI family protein produces MLKKTFAALTLGAALFAGQAMAADYVIDKEGQHAFVNFKIGHLGYSYIYGTFKDFDGTFSFDEKNPEASKIKVTLKTASVDTNHAERDKHIKSGDFLNVSKNPTATFESTSVKSTGQGTADVTGNLTLNGVTKPVVIKAKFVGQGDDPWGGYRAGFEGTTTVKLKDFDIQKDLGPASQTAELIISFEGVRS; encoded by the coding sequence ATGCTGAAGAAAACCTTCGCCGCGCTGACCCTCGGTGCCGCGCTCTTCGCGGGCCAGGCCATGGCCGCCGACTATGTGATCGACAAGGAAGGCCAGCACGCCTTCGTCAACTTCAAGATCGGCCACCTGGGCTACAGCTACATCTACGGTACCTTCAAGGACTTCGACGGCACCTTCAGCTTCGACGAGAAGAACCCGGAAGCCAGCAAGATCAAGGTCACTCTGAAGACCGCCAGCGTGGACACCAACCACGCCGAGCGTGACAAGCACATCAAGAGCGGCGACTTCCTCAACGTCAGCAAGAATCCCACCGCGACCTTCGAGTCCACCTCGGTCAAGTCCACCGGCCAGGGCACTGCCGACGTGACCGGCAACCTGACCCTGAACGGCGTGACCAAGCCGGTCGTGATCAAGGCCAAGTTCGTTGGCCAGGGCGACGACCCGTGGGGTGGCTACCGCGCCGGCTTCGAGGGCACCACCACCGTCAAGCTGAAGGACTTCGACATCCAGAAGGACCTCGGCCCGGCGTCCCAGACCGCCGAGCTGATCATCTCCTTCGAGGGTGTGCGTTCCTAA
- a CDS encoding DEAD/DEAH box helicase, whose amino-acid sequence MSFASLGLSEALVGAVEAAGYAQPTPVQQRAIPAVLQGRDLMVAAQTGTGKTAGFALPVLERLFPNGHPDKSQRHGPRQARVLVLTPTRELAAQVHDSFKVYARDLSLVSTCIFGGVGMNPQVQALSKGVDLLVACPGRLLDLAGQGSVDLSHVEILVLDEADRMLDMGFIHDVKKVLAKLPPQRQNLLFSATFSKDIVDLANKLLHDPERIEVTPPNTTVERIEQRVFRLPASHKRALLAHLITLGAWEQVLVFTRTKHGANRLAEYLTKHGLSAAAIHGNKSQNARTKALADFKANDVRILVATDIAARGLDIDQLPHVVNFELPNVEEDYVHRIGRTGRAGRSGEAISLVAPDEEKLLKAIERLTKQKIPDGDTLGFDPATVEAERPEARPPRPERQPRADKPKREGKGPAAQQGSGEARDAAGEGEGKPRKSRNRRRGKGKGQGQEQQGQQATGQRQPQQPRPQRAPQAAPERDPEEFLDDDVDNFGNRVDYVSPYPPKGQNQGRNRRGGSGQGQGQRQQGQGQGGQGQGRGGQGRSQGSNPRQGGQKQGSKQGQGKAAKGRGNGPRRGEDQLVSRGRDEPAVQDSRASKPAPKIIMKESRADRYPTPEQLDELQQSNRPRGEKPALLTRNR is encoded by the coding sequence ATGTCCTTTGCTTCCCTCGGTCTCTCCGAGGCATTGGTCGGCGCCGTCGAAGCCGCCGGCTACGCCCAGCCCACTCCCGTGCAACAGCGGGCCATTCCCGCCGTGTTGCAAGGTCGCGACCTGATGGTCGCCGCCCAGACCGGTACCGGCAAGACCGCCGGTTTCGCGCTGCCCGTGCTGGAACGCCTGTTCCCCAACGGTCATCCCGACAAATCCCAGCGCCACGGCCCGCGCCAGGCGCGCGTGCTGGTCCTGACGCCAACTCGCGAACTCGCCGCCCAGGTGCATGACAGCTTCAAGGTCTACGCCCGCGACCTGAGCCTGGTGAGTACCTGCATCTTCGGCGGCGTCGGCATGAATCCCCAGGTGCAGGCCCTGTCCAAGGGCGTCGACCTGCTGGTGGCCTGCCCCGGCCGCCTGCTCGACCTGGCCGGCCAGGGCAGCGTCGACCTTTCCCACGTGGAAATCCTGGTGCTCGACGAAGCCGACCGGATGCTCGACATGGGCTTCATCCACGATGTGAAGAAGGTCCTCGCCAAGCTTCCGCCCCAGCGTCAGAACCTGCTGTTCTCGGCGACCTTCTCGAAAGACATCGTCGACCTCGCCAACAAGTTGCTGCACGATCCCGAGCGCATCGAAGTGACGCCGCCGAACACCACGGTGGAGCGCATCGAACAACGCGTGTTCCGTCTCCCCGCCAGCCACAAGCGCGCCCTGCTGGCGCACCTGATCACGCTGGGAGCCTGGGAGCAGGTGCTGGTCTTCACCCGTACCAAGCACGGTGCCAACCGCCTGGCCGAGTACCTCACCAAGCACGGCCTGAGCGCCGCCGCGATCCACGGCAACAAGAGCCAGAACGCCCGCACCAAGGCCCTGGCGGACTTCAAGGCGAACGACGTACGCATCCTGGTGGCCACCGACATCGCTGCCCGCGGCCTGGACATCGATCAACTGCCCCACGTGGTCAACTTCGAGCTGCCCAACGTCGAGGAAGACTACGTGCACCGCATCGGCCGTACCGGCCGTGCAGGCCGCAGCGGCGAAGCCATCTCCCTGGTGGCACCCGATGAAGAGAAGCTGCTCAAGGCCATCGAGCGTCTGACCAAGCAGAAAATTCCGGATGGCGACACCCTGGGTTTCGACCCGGCGACCGTCGAGGCCGAACGCCCCGAAGCCCGTCCGCCGCGCCCCGAGCGCCAGCCCCGCGCCGACAAGCCCAAGCGCGAAGGCAAGGGTCCCGCTGCCCAGCAGGGTTCCGGCGAAGCCAGGGATGCAGCCGGCGAGGGTGAAGGCAAGCCGCGCAAGAGCCGCAACCGTCGCCGCGGCAAGGGCAAGGGCCAAGGCCAGGAGCAGCAAGGCCAGCAGGCCACCGGCCAACGCCAGCCACAGCAGCCCAGGCCGCAGCGCGCCCCCCAGGCCGCACCTGAGCGTGACCCGGAAGAGTTCCTCGACGACGACGTCGATAACTTCGGCAACCGCGTCGACTACGTCAGCCCCTACCCGCCCAAGGGTCAGAACCAGGGCCGCAATCGCCGTGGCGGTTCGGGCCAGGGTCAAGGCCAGCGCCAGCAAGGGCAGGGTCAAGGTGGACAAGGCCAGGGCCGTGGTGGCCAGGGTCGCAGCCAGGGCAGCAACCCGCGCCAGGGCGGCCAGAAACAAGGCAGCAAGCAGGGCCAGGGCAAGGCAGCCAAGGGCCGTGGCAATGGTCCGCGTCGTGGCGAGGATCAGTTGGTTTCCCGGGGTCGCGATGAGCCGGCCGTGCAGGATTCGCGTGCCAGCAAGCCGGCACCGAAGATCATCATGAAAGAGTCCCGCGCCGATCGTTATCCGACGCCGGAGCAACTCGACGAACTGCAACAGAGCAACCGCCCGCGCGGCGAGAAACCAGCCCTGCTGACCCGCAATCGCTGA
- a CDS encoding substrate-binding periplasmic protein — translation MPALLLILLACLAAAARAEPLRIVSEPWAPYIYEQDGQPRGLDYETSAIVFQRLGVDVQWDLMPWKRCLVELESGQADAVLDIFHTRERETQMAFPGEPLSEVEFVLFYARQRPYPFQRLDDLRGLKVGVSPGYWYADPAFRSSPLFIREPAPTHEANLGKLVRDRVDLVVNDRRAGRFLVRQMGLEADIGQHERVVSRDRLYLAFRRQPRLEGLAERFGEALKRFKQEPGYAQLLKRYREPGVANSINR, via the coding sequence ATGCCAGCACTCCTACTCATCCTCCTCGCCTGCCTCGCCGCGGCCGCCCGTGCCGAGCCCCTGCGCATCGTCAGCGAGCCCTGGGCGCCCTATATCTATGAGCAAGACGGCCAGCCACGGGGCCTGGACTACGAGACCAGCGCCATCGTCTTCCAGCGCCTCGGCGTCGACGTGCAATGGGACCTGATGCCCTGGAAGCGCTGCCTGGTAGAACTGGAGAGTGGCCAGGCCGACGCGGTGCTGGACATCTTCCACACCCGCGAACGCGAAACGCAGATGGCCTTTCCCGGCGAACCGCTGTCGGAGGTGGAATTCGTGCTCTTCTACGCCCGGCAGCGGCCCTACCCCTTCCAGCGCCTGGACGACCTGCGGGGCCTGAAGGTGGGGGTTTCTCCCGGCTACTGGTACGCGGACCCGGCCTTCCGCAGCTCGCCGCTGTTCATCCGCGAACCGGCCCCCACCCATGAAGCCAATCTCGGCAAGCTGGTGCGCGACCGCGTCGACCTGGTGGTCAACGACCGCCGCGCTGGCCGTTTCCTGGTCCGCCAGATGGGGCTGGAGGCTGACATCGGGCAGCATGAACGGGTGGTCAGCCGTGACCGTCTGTACCTGGCCTTCCGCCGCCAGCCACGCCTGGAAGGCCTGGCCGAACGCTTTGGCGAAGCGCTCAAGCGCTTCAAGCAGGAACCCGGCTACGCGCAACTGCTGAAGCGTTATCGCGAGCCGGGCGTGGCAAACTCCATTAACCGTTGA
- the metF gene encoding methylenetetrahydrofolate reductase [NAD(P)H]: MSQERRYSFEFFPAKTEAGHEKLMATARNLASYQPDFFSCTYGAGGSTRDRTLQTVLQLDGEVKVPTAPHLSCVGDSKAELRALLAHYKDAGIQRIVALRGDLPSGMGMASGELRFANELVEFIRAETGDHFHIEVAAYPEVHPQARSYESDLANFVRKVKAGASSAITQYFFNADSYFYFVERVRKLGVDIPVVPGIMPITNYSKLARFSDACGAEIPRWIRKQLEAYADDVQSIQAFGEQVITEMCEDLLQGGAPGLHFYTLNQAEPSLAIWKNLNLPR, translated from the coding sequence ATGTCGCAAGAACGCCGTTACAGCTTCGAGTTCTTCCCCGCCAAGACCGAAGCCGGGCACGAAAAACTCATGGCCACCGCCCGCAACCTGGCCAGCTACCAGCCGGACTTCTTCTCCTGCACCTACGGAGCCGGCGGCTCCACCCGCGATCGCACCCTGCAGACCGTGCTGCAGCTGGATGGCGAGGTGAAGGTGCCCACCGCGCCGCACCTGTCCTGCGTTGGCGACAGCAAGGCCGAACTGCGCGCCCTGTTGGCGCACTACAAGGATGCCGGCATCCAGCGCATCGTTGCCCTGCGCGGCGACCTGCCGTCGGGCATGGGCATGGCCAGCGGTGAACTGCGCTTCGCCAACGAACTGGTGGAATTCATTCGCGCGGAAACCGGCGACCACTTCCACATCGAAGTCGCCGCCTACCCGGAAGTGCACCCCCAGGCACGCAGCTACGAGTCCGACCTCGCCAACTTCGTGCGCAAGGTCAAGGCCGGCGCCAGCAGTGCCATCACCCAGTACTTCTTCAACGCCGACAGTTACTTCTACTTCGTCGAGCGCGTGCGCAAGCTGGGCGTGGACATCCCGGTGGTACCGGGCATCATGCCGATCACCAACTACAGCAAGCTGGCGCGCTTCTCCGACGCCTGCGGCGCGGAAATCCCGCGCTGGATCCGCAAGCAACTGGAGGCCTACGCCGATGACGTGCAGAGCATCCAGGCCTTCGGCGAGCAGGTGATCACCGAGATGTGCGAAGACCTGCTGCAGGGCGGCGCCCCCGGCCTGCACTTCTACACCCTGAACCAGGCCGAACCCAGCCTGGCAATCTGGAAGAACCTCAACCTGCCGCGTTGA
- the ahcY gene encoding adenosylhomocysteinase, translated as MSAVMTPAGFTDFKVADISLAAWGRRELIIAESEMPALMGLRRKYAGQQPLKGAKILGCIHMTIQTGVLIETLTALGAEVRWSSCNIFSTQDQAAAAIAAAGIPVFAWKGETEEEYEWCIEQTILKDGQPWDANMVLDDGGDLTEILHKKYPQMLENIHGITEETTTGVHRLLDMLKAGTLKVPAINVNDSVTKSKNDNKYGCRHSLNDAIKRGTDHLLSGKQALVIGYGDVGKGSAQSLRQEGMIVKVSEVDPICAMQACMDGFEVVSPYKNGLNDGTEASVDAALLGKIDLIVTTTGNVNVCDANMLKALKKRAVVCNIGHFDNEIDTAFMRKNWAWEEVKPQVHKIHRTGKDGFDPLNDDYLILLAEGRLVNLGNATGHPSRIMDGSFANQVLAQIHLYEQKFAALPADEKAKRLTVEVLPKKLDEEVALEMVKGFGGVVTQLTRQQADYIGVTVEGPFKPDTYRY; from the coding sequence ATGAGCGCTGTCATGACGCCTGCCGGTTTCACCGACTTCAAGGTCGCCGATATTTCCCTGGCCGCCTGGGGCCGCCGCGAGCTGATCATCGCCGAATCCGAAATGCCCGCCCTGATGGGCCTGCGCCGCAAGTACGCCGGCCAGCAGCCCCTGAAAGGCGCGAAGATCCTTGGTTGCATCCACATGACCATCCAGACCGGCGTGCTCATCGAGACCCTGACCGCCCTGGGCGCCGAAGTGCGCTGGTCCTCCTGCAACATCTTCTCCACCCAGGACCAGGCCGCCGCCGCCATCGCCGCCGCCGGCATCCCGGTGTTCGCCTGGAAGGGCGAGACCGAGGAGGAGTACGAGTGGTGCATCGAGCAGACCATCCTCAAGGACGGCCAGCCCTGGGACGCCAACATGGTGCTGGACGACGGTGGTGACCTGACCGAGATCCTGCACAAGAAATACCCGCAGATGCTGGAGAACATCCACGGCATCACCGAGGAAACCACCACCGGCGTGCATCGCCTGCTCGACATGCTCAAGGCCGGCACCCTGAAAGTCCCGGCGATCAACGTCAACGACTCGGTGACCAAGAGCAAGAACGACAACAAGTACGGCTGCCGCCACAGCCTGAACGACGCCATCAAGCGCGGCACCGACCACCTGCTGTCCGGCAAGCAGGCCCTGGTGATCGGCTACGGCGACGTGGGCAAGGGCTCGGCCCAGTCCCTGCGCCAGGAAGGCATGATCGTGAAGGTTTCCGAAGTCGACCCGATCTGCGCCATGCAAGCCTGCATGGACGGCTTCGAAGTGGTTTCCCCGTACAAGAACGGGCTGAACGATGGCACCGAAGCCAGCGTCGACGCCGCGCTGCTGGGCAAGATCGACCTGATCGTCACCACCACCGGCAACGTCAACGTCTGCGACGCCAACATGCTGAAGGCCCTGAAGAAGCGCGCCGTGGTCTGCAACATCGGCCACTTCGACAATGAGATCGACACCGCCTTCATGCGCAAGAACTGGGCCTGGGAAGAAGTGAAGCCGCAGGTGCACAAGATCCACCGCACCGGCAAGGACGGCTTCGACCCGCTGAACGACGACTACCTGATCCTGCTGGCCGAAGGCCGCCTGGTGAACCTGGGCAACGCCACCGGTCACCCGAGCCGGATCATGGACGGCTCCTTCGCCAACCAGGTGCTGGCGCAGATCCACCTCTACGAGCAGAAATTCGCCGCTCTGCCGGCCGACGAGAAGGCCAAGCGCCTGACCGTGGAAGTCCTGCCGAAGAAACTGGACGAAGAAGTGGCGCTGGAAATGGTCAAGGGCTTCGGTGGCGTGGTCACCCAACTGACCAGGCAGCAGGCCGACTACATCGGTGTGACCGTGGAAGGTCCGTTCAAGCCGGACACCTACCGCTACTGA
- a CDS encoding acyl-CoA thioesterase: protein MNFHTRKWIKPEDLNPNGTLFGGSLLKWIDEEAAIYAIIQLGNQRVVTKFISEINFVSSARQSDIIELGITATEFGRTSITLRCEVRNKITRKSILTIDKMVFVNIGEDGLPAPHGKTEITYIKDRFRE, encoded by the coding sequence ATGAATTTCCACACGCGCAAATGGATCAAACCCGAAGACCTCAACCCCAACGGCACGCTGTTCGGCGGCAGCCTGCTGAAGTGGATCGACGAAGAAGCCGCGATCTACGCCATCATTCAGCTCGGCAACCAGCGCGTGGTCACCAAGTTCATCTCCGAGATCAACTTCGTCAGTTCGGCGCGTCAGAGCGACATCATCGAGCTGGGCATCACCGCCACCGAATTCGGCCGCACCTCCATCACCCTGCGCTGCGAAGTGCGCAACAAGATCACCCGCAAGAGCATCCTCACCATCGACAAGATGGTCTTCGTCAACATTGGTGAGGACGGCCTGCCGGCGCCCCACGGCAAGACCGAGATCACCTATATCAAGGACCGCTTCAGGGAGTAG